The DNA window GGAACGACGCTCGTGCTCGGTAATGCGCTTGCCGCGCGCCTGTTCAAGTCGGCGCGCGATCTCGGCGTCGATATCGTCACGAAGGCCCGCGTCGTTCATCTCGTGCTGGACGGTGAGCGCGTTTCGGGCTTGCGCGTGCACATCGGCGGAAGCGAGAGGCAGATTCACGCGCGAGCGGTGGTGCTCGCAACCGGCGGCATCTCACACGATGCCGCACTGCGCGCGTCGTTCGTCCCGGCGTCGGCGGGGCAGCGGTCCGCGACTGCCAACGCCGGAACCGCGCAAGGCGGCGTACGCATCGCGCAGGCTGCGGGCGCGGCGTTGAGCCGACCCGCACACAACGTGGACGACGCACTCGCGTTCTGGGTCCCCGTTTCCTGCTGGCAGCGCGAAGACGGTTCGACCGCGATGTTCCCGCACACCGTAACCGATCGCGCGAAACCCGGCTTGATCGCCGTGGATCGGCACGGCAAGCGCTTCGTCAACGAAGCGCTTTCGTATCACGAGTTCGTCAGAGCACAACTGCGCCACGCAGACGACGCGATTCCCGCATGGCTCGTCTGCGATAGCCGCTTTTTGTGGAAATACGGGCTGGGCCGCGTGCGCCCATTCGCGCTGTCGACCCGACACGACGTCGCCAGCGGCTATCTGAAGAAAGCGTCCACGCTCGACGCGTTGGCCGCGCTAATCGGCGTACCTCCTGCGGCATTCGCTCAGACGCTGCAGCGTTTCAACGCCGAAGCAAAAGAAGGCCGCGACAGCGAATTCGCCCGTGGCGGCGATATCTATCAACGTCATCTTGGCGACGGCGATCAGCATCCCAACCCTTGCGTTGCGCCAATCGAGCAAGGCCCGTTCTACGCCGTCTGCGTTTTTCCCGCCGACCTCGGCATGGCTGCTGGCTTGATCACCGACGAACATGCGCGCGTGCTGCGAGCGGACGGCTCGCCGATCGACGGACTCTACGCGTGCGGCAACGACATGCAATCGGTGATGAACGGTGCGTACCCCGGTCCCGGCATCACGCTCGGCCCTGCACTGGTTTTCGGCGTGATCGCGGCATGTCACGCGCTCGGCCATAAGCTGACCGTATAGCAGGTCTCGGAAAACAATAGTTTTGCTCACGAAATCGCGACCCTACACTGGTTGCTATCGCATGGAGCCCAATTCGATGACCGAATCATTCACTGCATTGCCCGAGGTACGACTGCTGATAGACGGCGAATGGACCGACGGTGTCGACCGCATGGCAGTGCTCGACAAGTACCGTTTGACGCAGAGCGCGAGCCTGCATATCGCCTCGCGGGAACAGGTGCATAGCGCGGTGACGGCGGCGCATCGTGCGTTTGCCGCATCGACGCTGACACCGTACGAAAGAGGTGCCGTACTCGAACGGGCGGCGGTGCTGCTCGAACGCGACTCGCAGCAACTGGTTGCCGCGTTGCAGACAGAAGGCGGGTTTACGCTGACCGACGCGCAAGGCGAGATCAAGCGCTGTCTGCAGACCTTCAGGTTGTCGGCGGAAGAAGCGCGGCGGCTGGCCGGCGACATCGTGCCGCTCGACGGCGCGCCGCAGCAGTCGGGCCGTCTCGGCTTCACGATCCGCGTACCGCTCGGCGTGGTGTGCGCGATCACGCCGTTCAACGCGCCGTTGAACACGGTTGCGCACAAGGTCGCTCCGGCACTCGCGGCGGGCAACGCTGTCGTACTCAAGCCGTCGACGCATACGCCCACGCTCGCCAATCTGATGGCGTCGTGTCTGCTTGAAGCCGGTTTGCCGCCGGGGCTGATCACCGTGCTGCACGGGGCCGCGGATGTGGCAGGCTGGCTGATCGACGAACCTGCCGTGCGCTTCTTTGCCTTCACCGGCAGTACCGACGTCGGGCGGTCGATCCAGCAGCGCGCAGGCCTCCGCCGCACGCAGATGGAACTCGGCAGCCTCGCTTTCACGATCGTCGGCGACGACGCGAACCTCGATCAGGCGCTGCCGAAGATCGTCGCCGCGGGCTACCGGAAGGCGGGCCAGGTATGCACGTCGATCCAGATGCTGCTCGTGCAACGCAGCCGCCTCGCAGAAGTGAAAGCGCGTCTGACCGAACTCGTCGGCGAACTGCGCTTTGGCGATCCACGCGATCCGTCGACGCTTGTCGGCCCTGTCATCAGTCTTGCGTCGGCCGAGCGTATCGAACGATGGATCGACGATGCGGTGACGCGCGGTGCGACCCGGCTGGTAGGCGGCGCACGCGAAGGCGCGGTGGTTCCGCCGACCCTGCTCGCCGATGTCGATCCGGCTTCGCAGGTGAGTTGCCAGGAAGTATTCGGTCCGGTGATGTCGCTCGTGCCGTTCGACACGCTCGACGAAGCGATCGATCGCGTCAACGCGACGCCGTACGGCCTCGCCACCGGCATTTTCACGAACCGCCTCGACGCGGCGTTCAAAGCTGCGCGCCGCTTGCATGTGGGCGGGGTGCATATCAACGAGACGTCGAGTTCGCGCGTCGACCTGATGCCGTACGGCGGGAGCAAAGACTCCGGTTTCGGACGGGAAGGACCGCACTACGCTGTGCGGGAGATGAGCGAAGAACGTTTGATCACGCTAAGCACTTGAAGGGGACGATGCAATGCCGATGATGAAGGGCGGTCAGGTGATCGCCGAGACGCTGGTCAAGGAAAAGGTGCCGTACGTCTTTGGTATCTGTGGTCATGGCAATGTCGGCATCCTCGATGCCTTGTACGACGTGCGCGACAAACTGCAACTGATTTCGCCGCGCCACGAGCAGTGCGCGGGTCACATGGCCGACGCGTACTTTCGTGTGAAGCACCGGCCCGTCGCGACGCTGACGTCCACCGGACCGGGGTCGGCGAACATGGTGATGTCGTTGGCGACGGCGTTGTCGGACTCGTCGGCGTTCATGGCGATCACCGCAAACGTGCCGACCTCGCAGCACAATCGCGGCCCGTTCCAGGAGCTGTATCACCACAATCAGGCCGACTTCGCGCAGGTGTTGCGGCCGGTCGTCAAACGCGCGTTCCAGCCTTCACGCGTCGACATGCTGCCGCTCGCGCTGCGTCAGGCGATGGATACGATGGTGTCGGGCCGCCCAGGTCCGGTGAATCTGGACATCCCGTACAACGTGTTCCAGGAAGAGGCGGATGTCGAGTTGCCGCCCGCCTCGCAAATGGATCGCCGGGTGCGGCCGGGCGCGAACGAAGCCGATATCGCCGCCGTGCTGGATCTGCTCGCCGCCGCCCGCAAGCCGGTGCTGTTCATCGGTCACGGCGCGACGCTGGCCGAAGCCGGCCCTGAACTGGCCGAGTTGCAAAAAACGCTGCAGATCCCGGTGATCACGTCGCCGAACGGGATGGGCTGCGTGCCCGCCACCGACCCGTTGACGCTCGGTTTCATCGGCCGTAACGGGGCGTTTCCGGCCAATGAAGCGGGACGTCACGCCGATCTGGTGATCACGATCGGCACGCGCTTCGACGACCGTTCGTCGTCGAGCTGGCATCCGGGCTATTCGTGGAACTTCCCGAGCACGCGCCTCGTCCACGTGGATATCGATCCCAACGAGCTGGGCCGCAACTATGCGGCGACGGTCGGCATCGTCGCCGATGCGAAGGTGTTCACGCGGCAGTTGCTCAACGCGCTGCCCGGCCGTCCCGCGATCGAAGCGAAGCGCTACGCGCCGTGGGCCGAGGAAGTGCTGGGCTGGGTGCGTCAGTGGGAAGCGTTCGTGCGCCCGCATTTCGGCGATTCGACCAACCCGCTGCGGCCGGAGTTCGTGGTCGGCACATTGCAGAACACGCTGCCCGACGATGTCATTCTGGCGCTCGATTCCGGCGTGCATCACAACTGGTTCATGCAGTTCTGGAAGCCGAAGCGTCCGCAAAGCATGCTCAACAGCTGGGGCTATTCGTCGATGGGCTTCGGCGTATGCGGCGTATTGGGCGCGCAACTGGCCGCGCCGGATCGTCCGTGCGTCGCGGTGGTCGGCGACGGCGGCTTCACGATGACGCCGTACGTGCTGTGCACGGCGGTCGAATACAACCTGCCAGTGGTGTGGATCATCTGGAACAACTTTGCGTGGGGCGCGATTCGCGATCTGCAATACGGTCTGTTCGACGGCCGGGAGATCGGCACCGCGTTTTATAAAGGCCAGAGCGGCGAGCGCTACAACCCCGACTTTGCAGCATGGGCACGCGCGGCCGGTGCAGACGGCGTGACCGTCACGCGTCCGCAGGACCTCGGCAATGCGG is part of the Paraburkholderia fungorum genome and encodes:
- a CDS encoding FAD-dependent oxidoreductase; this translates as MTDENYDLIVVGAGAAGLAAASVGAAQGHRVLLIEHTARIGGTTAISGGMVWIPANHKMQEAGLDDSAEAARRYIDETVPGGANGERMRAFLQHGDPAIRYLEVHTALKLRPVRRYPDYYPDLPGATAGGRVLEPVPFDGRELGRDFALLRDPLPEFMLFGGMMISREDIPKLRRIGKSPLATWDVLKLIGRYGWQRLRAHRGTTLVLGNALAARLFKSARDLGVDIVTKARVVHLVLDGERVSGLRVHIGGSERQIHARAVVLATGGISHDAALRASFVPASAGQRSATANAGTAQGGVRIAQAAGAALSRPAHNVDDALAFWVPVSCWQREDGSTAMFPHTVTDRAKPGLIAVDRHGKRFVNEALSYHEFVRAQLRHADDAIPAWLVCDSRFLWKYGLGRVRPFALSTRHDVASGYLKKASTLDALAALIGVPPAAFAQTLQRFNAEAKEGRDSEFARGGDIYQRHLGDGDQHPNPCVAPIEQGPFYAVCVFPADLGMAAGLITDEHARVLRADGSPIDGLYACGNDMQSVMNGAYPGPGITLGPALVFGVIAACHALGHKLTV
- a CDS encoding aldehyde dehydrogenase family protein, which gives rise to MTESFTALPEVRLLIDGEWTDGVDRMAVLDKYRLTQSASLHIASREQVHSAVTAAHRAFAASTLTPYERGAVLERAAVLLERDSQQLVAALQTEGGFTLTDAQGEIKRCLQTFRLSAEEARRLAGDIVPLDGAPQQSGRLGFTIRVPLGVVCAITPFNAPLNTVAHKVAPALAAGNAVVLKPSTHTPTLANLMASCLLEAGLPPGLITVLHGAADVAGWLIDEPAVRFFAFTGSTDVGRSIQQRAGLRRTQMELGSLAFTIVGDDANLDQALPKIVAAGYRKAGQVCTSIQMLLVQRSRLAEVKARLTELVGELRFGDPRDPSTLVGPVISLASAERIERWIDDAVTRGATRLVGGAREGAVVPPTLLADVDPASQVSCQEVFGPVMSLVPFDTLDEAIDRVNATPYGLATGIFTNRLDAAFKAARRLHVGGVHINETSSSRVDLMPYGGSKDSGFGREGPHYAVREMSEERLITLST
- a CDS encoding thiamine pyrophosphate-binding protein, which codes for MPMMKGGQVIAETLVKEKVPYVFGICGHGNVGILDALYDVRDKLQLISPRHEQCAGHMADAYFRVKHRPVATLTSTGPGSANMVMSLATALSDSSAFMAITANVPTSQHNRGPFQELYHHNQADFAQVLRPVVKRAFQPSRVDMLPLALRQAMDTMVSGRPGPVNLDIPYNVFQEEADVELPPASQMDRRVRPGANEADIAAVLDLLAAARKPVLFIGHGATLAEAGPELAELQKTLQIPVITSPNGMGCVPATDPLTLGFIGRNGAFPANEAGRHADLVITIGTRFDDRSSSSWHPGYSWNFPSTRLVHVDIDPNELGRNYAATVGIVADAKVFTRQLLNALPGRPAIEAKRYAPWAEEVLGWVRQWEAFVRPHFGDSTNPLRPEFVVGTLQNTLPDDVILALDSGVHHNWFMQFWKPKRPQSMLNSWGYSSMGFGVCGVLGAQLAAPDRPCVAVVGDGGFTMTPYVLCTAVEYNLPVVWIIWNNFAWGAIRDLQYGLFDGREIGTAFYKGQSGERYNPDFAAWARAAGADGVTVTRPQDLGNAVEQALKNRRPCVIDVHVDAEVRPPSTGTWQLPPIPYKEPIYGKPYIA